The DNA segment CACGCTCGACGAGGTGCTGGAAACGGCCGACATCTTCATCACGGCCACCGGCAACAAGGACATCATCACGGTCGACGACATGGCCCGCATGAAGGACAAGGCCATCGTGGGCAACATCGGCCACTTCGACAACGAGATCGACATGGCCGGCCTCAAGAAGCGCGGCGGCGTCGAGCGGATCAACATCAAGCCGCAGTACGACGAGTTCGTGTTCCCCGACGGGCACAGCGTGATGATGCTGGCCGAGGGCCGCCTGCTGAACCTGGGCTGCGCCACGGGCCACCCCTCGTTCGTGATGTCGGCGTCGTTCACCAACCAGGTGATGGCGCAGATCGAGCTGCACACCAACAACTCGGCGTACGAGAAGAAGGTGTACGTGCTCCCCAAGAAGCTCGACGAAAAGGTGGCGCGCCTGCACCTGGACAAGCTGGGCGTAAAGCTCACCCAGCTGTCGCCCAAGCAGGCCGAGTACATCGGCGTGCCGGTGGAAGGCCCCTACAAGCCCGACCACTACCGCTACTAAGCAGCGCCGACGGCCGGACGTGCGAAAGTAACGGCGTCACGAACGCGTGGCGGATCGGAGGGCGGGGCGGGGGAGCGATCCCTCGCCCCGCTTTTTCTGTGGGATGGCGACGGTGGGCCGCGCGAAACAGGCATTTGCGTGCGGGGATGTAAAATGTGTCATCTTAATGGTTTGCGGGCATCGCGATTGCACCTGCGCGCCGGACCACGCATCCCGCAAGGGAGCGCCCGATCGGCTGATCCGGCCGGCCGGGGTCCGGGACAAGTTCTGCCTGCAGCAGGCAACCATGCTGCGTCGCTCCCTCCTTCCGCTGGCCCTCGCGGCCGCGATCCTTTCCGCATGCACCGACGAGGGGATCGTGGACCCCGTCGCCACGGCCGTCGAGCCGGGCGCGGGGCCGCGGTTCTCCGGGGGCGTGGCCCCCGACCCGCAGCCCCGGCTGTACTCCAACGGCAACAAGTCGCTTGGCTGGGCCTACCGCCGCGCCTTTACCACGGCCACGCGCATCACCACCGACAGCATCAGCGCGTACCACCGCATCGGCGACACCGAGTGGTCCATCTACAACTCGTTCTACAACGGCGTGGTAGACGACTCCATCAAGGCGTGGGCGGGAGATACGCGGCTGAACCTGAACCCGTCGTTCATCGCGGCGCTGCTGGTGATCGAAAGCGGGCTGAAGCCGCACGTGTACGAGGCGGGCGGCTTCACCTACGGCTTCGCGCAGATGGGCCCCACCTCCGACAACGGGCTGATCCAGCACATCGACGAGCACCCCGACTTCGCCTGGATGAAGCCGCAGGTGCATCCGGCGTACGCGGCCACCAACGGCTACTCGCGGTCGCCGGCCAACCCCACCGACTCCGCGCAGCTTTCGCAGTGGTACTTCAGCGACCCGCTCAAGACCACGCGTGCCATGGTGTACCACATCAAGCACATCGAGAACCTGTGGAAGGGCACGCACAAGGTCACCTGGGGCAATGGCAGGCACTCGTGGTGGCGCCCGGCCGACAGCCGGCTGGCGTTCTCGCCGGGCGATACCTCGTACGCGGCCCTGGCGGTGACGGTGTACGGACGCGCGCCGACGGAAACGGAGATGTTCGACCTGGTGGCGGCCAGCTACAACCGCGGCTATCCCTGGGTAGAGAAGCAGCTGATCAAGTACGGAGCCAACTGGGTGAACCAGCTCAAGGCCGACGCCCTCACCGGCCCCTGCCTGAAGCCGGCGAGCGCGGGCCCGCGCGACAGCCTCGACCTGCGCCGTGAAGCCGCGTGCTACGTGGACCGCGCGCGCCACTACACGATCCTGTTCCAGAACGTCAACACCGAGATGAACACCGGCAAGGAGGTGCTCGACAACTTCGACACCGACGCCCTGACCCGGTGGACCACGTACCAGGGGCCCAGCTCGGTGGTGACCCGCACCGTTCCTCCCGCCTCCGAGGCGCACTATGGAACGGCGGTAGACGAGGGGCTTGGACTGCGGGTGGACTACAACATCGCCGCAAGCAGTTGGGGCGGGGTGGGACGATGGTACTCGTCGGCGCAGAACTGGAAGACGCGAACCACCATCGGCGCCACGGAGGGGATCGGGTTCTGGTACTACGGCAACGGCCGCGACCTGAACAGCGGGGCGGGCGTGGTGGTGACCGTGGAGCTGCAGGACAACAAGAGCGCCGACCCCGCGCTGCAGGGCGTGGACACCGCCGAGCGGTGGACGTTCAGCTTCCGCGACAACTTCATCGGGTGGCGGTACATCGACGTGCCGTGGACGGCCTTCACACGAGGAAGTTGGCAGCCGCACGCGTCCACTCCCAACGACGGACTGACGCTCACCGAGGTGTGGGGGATCAGCATCTCGCCGCAGAGCAGCGCGCGGTGGTTCCGCATCGACCAGTTCCGCCTGGTACAGGACCGGCCCTGGACCTGATCGGCTGAGGCGCGGCCGCGTCGTCGCCCGACGCTGCTCGGGACGCTGGCGCGGCGCGCGCCCTTCGATTACAATCAGGGTGCCCCGAACCCGCACCGCGGGATCGGGGCACCAGTTCCGTTCCACCGCCGCCCGTTTGGGCGCGGGGGAGGGAGGATCCGCGGCGGACGTCCGCGGATCCGCTGCGGTCCACGACAGCCGGGACGATCCCGGGCTGCAGAAATGACCGCCGGCGGGGCGCCGACCCAACAAGTCGCGCCGCGGACCGCGCGCCGGCAGCACAACCCGAACGATGGACGACCGAGAACGCCTGCAGTGGCTCGTGGCCCAGGCCCGGCGCGGAAAGAGCACCTCCCGCGCGAACCTGTGGTCGATCACCTTCCTTCACGCCTCTCCCCTGCTCGCGGCATGCCTGCTGGCGCTGCTGCTGGGGCGCCCCGAAGTCGCGGCCGCCACGCTTGCGCTGGTGGTGCTTACGCTGGGGCTGGTTCGCACCGCGGTGCGGCCACGGCGGATGATCATGGCTCCCGCCCGGCACCGGGTGGTGCGCTACGGGAGGTGAGACGCAGCCACTGACAGGTCCCGGAGCATGATTCCGGGGACCGCCGAACGGCTGGTCGATGCAGATAGACGGGTGGTCCTTCGATTGGAGGGGCCGCCCGTTTCGCGTTTCCATCCGGGGCGTTTGACTCGCCCTGGCCCGCCGGGTAGAATCGTCGGCGTTCCCGGCATCCATCGTCCCCAGCCCGCGCAGCGAATGCCGCCCAGCCCGCAGTGGTGCACCGTGGAGTTCCGCGCACGGTACTCCGAGACGGACCAGATGGGGATCATCTATCACCCCAACTACCTCACCTGGTGCGAGATGGGGCGTACGGAGCTGATCCGGCAGCTGTGGAAGCCGTACTCGCAGGTGGAGCGCGACGGCGTGCTGCTGGCGGTCACCGACGCCACGCTGCGCTACCATGCGTCCGCCCGGTACGAGGACCTGATCCGCGTGACAACGACGCTGGAGCAGGTGCGCTCCCGCGCCGTGTCGTTCACCTACCTGGTGGAGCGGGTGGAGGACGACGGAACCACCACGCGTCTGTGCACCGCGCGCACGGGGCTGACGGCGCTGGACCGCGCAGGCGCGCCGCGCAAGCTGCCGGCAGACGTACTCGAAGCCTTCCGCCGCGCCGCGGCCCCGGAGCCCGTATGAAAACCCTCTTCGTCCTGGCGCTGGCCATCGCGCCGCTGGCCGCCTGCGTACCGGCCGCTGGTGGAGGCACGTCCCAGCCCTCGCCGTCGGCGACTGCCCCTCTGCTGCGGCTGGAAGACCGCCGCGAGTACGATCCCGCCGTCTTCCAAGCGGCGCTGACGAGCCCCTCCGCGCCTTTGCGCCGCCGCGCCGCACTGGCGGCCGGGCGCATCCGCGACCCCCGATCGATCGCCCCCCTCGGTGCGCTGCTGAACGATCCCGACACCGCGGTCGCCGCCACGGCTGCCTTCGCGCTGGGGCAGATTGGCGACAGCGCGGCCGTGCCGCTGCTCGTTCCGCTCGCCGACCCCGCGCGCATCGTCGCCGCGCCGACCGTCGTAGGCGAGGCGGCGTACGCGCTGGGGAAGATCCGCCATCCCCAGGCCCGCGCCGCGCTGGAGCGCCTGCTGACGGATGCGCCGCGCGAAGGGCCCGGCGTGCGTGAGGCCGTGGGGATGGCGCTGCTGGCCATCTGGCGCCAGGGCCGCCCCACTCCCGTGGACGCGATCGCTCCCTGGCTGCGCTCGGCCGATCCCGAACTCCGCTGGCGCGCCGCCTACGCGCTCGCCCGGCGCGCGGAGCCGCGTGCCACCGCCGCGCTCTTTCCCCACGTCGCCGACGCCGATCCGCTCGTCCGCTCCTTCGCCGCCCGCGGCCTCACCGGGCCGATGGCGGACTCGTCCGGAATCGGGAGGACGGCGGCGCAGCAGGCGCTGGTCCGCATCATCATGCAGGACTCAGCGTATGAGCCCCGAATCAACGCCCTCCGCTCCCTGGGCACCTTGCCCAGGGCGCAGACCCTCGCGGTACTGACCGCCGTCGCGATGGAGCCGCGCAACGAGCACGAGGCGATCGCCGCCATCGAGTCCATGCAGCGGCTGGGTGCCGAAGCCGCGTCGTCTGCCGCTTTTCTGGCCAGCATCGCGCAGTCCGCGGCGCGACCCGTCTTCGTCCGGCAGACGGCGCTCGCCGCGCTGGCCGACGTGGACTCCACGTGGGCGGCCGGAGTGGCCCGCATGCTGGAGACATCGCCGGAGTGGAGGCTGCGCGCCGCGGCCGTGCGCGCCCTCGTGGAGGCCGAGGGTCCGAGCAACAACCGCCTGATGACGTTCGTCGCGGACCCCGACCCGCGCATCGGCGCCGCGGCCATCGAGCAGGCGCTGACCGTCGCGGGCGACAGC comes from the Longimicrobium sp. genome and includes:
- a CDS encoding adenosylhomocysteinase; translation: LLVHKGVEYEASGVIPSFDAENEPEEWGIILDTLRSTIASEPGRWTRIAAELRGVSEETTTGVHRLYEMMNAGTLLFPAINVNDSVTKSKFDNLYGCRHSLTDGILRASDVMLAGKVAVICGYGDVGKGCAQALKGQGARVIITEIDPICALQAAMEGYQVTTLDEVLETADIFITATGNKDIITVDDMARMKDKAIVGNIGHFDNEIDMAGLKKRGGVERINIKPQYDEFVFPDGHSVMMLAEGRLLNLGCATGHPSFVMSASFTNQVMAQIELHTNNSAYEKKVYVLPKKLDEKVARLHLDKLGVKLTQLSPKQAEYIGVPVEGPYKPDHYRY
- a CDS encoding thioesterase family protein, which gives rise to MPPSPQWCTVEFRARYSETDQMGIIYHPNYLTWCEMGRTELIRQLWKPYSQVERDGVLLAVTDATLRYHASARYEDLIRVTTTLEQVRSRAVSFTYLVERVEDDGTTTRLCTARTGLTALDRAGAPRKLPADVLEAFRRAAAPEPV
- a CDS encoding HEAT repeat domain-containing protein, translating into MKTLFVLALAIAPLAACVPAAGGGTSQPSPSATAPLLRLEDRREYDPAVFQAALTSPSAPLRRRAALAAGRIRDPRSIAPLGALLNDPDTAVAATAAFALGQIGDSAAVPLLVPLADPARIVAAPTVVGEAAYALGKIRHPQARAALERLLTDAPREGPGVREAVGMALLAIWRQGRPTPVDAIAPWLRSADPELRWRAAYALARRAEPRATAALFPHVADADPLVRSFAARGLTGPMADSSGIGRTAAQQALVRIIMQDSAYEPRINALRSLGTLPRAQTLAVLTAVAMEPRNEHEAIAAIESMQRLGAEAASSAAFLASIAQSAARPVFVRQTALAALADVDSTWAAGVARMLETSPEWRLRAAAVRALVEAEGPSNNRLMTFVADPDPRIGAAAIEQALTVAGDSVSRVSALLIAGLAHRDAIVRTNALGGLARLADPATLPAVFDAYQRAQTDTLNDAALAAVDAVAAIDKKQPGAAARFLARFPRSGDYLVRQRVNAAWGDTLTAAWGAPLPIETNRSPADYERMAAVERRGIRRATIVTNRGDIQLELFAGDAPQTVNSFLSLATAGFFDGQEWPRVVPNFVIQGGDPRGDTSGGPGYVIRDELNRNLYLRGALGMALSGPDTGGSQWFVTHSPQPHLDATYTVFGRVVSGMEVAERLLPGDRIIRIRENR
- a CDS encoding carbohydrate binding domain-containing protein, whose protein sequence is MLRRSLLPLALAAAILSACTDEGIVDPVATAVEPGAGPRFSGGVAPDPQPRLYSNGNKSLGWAYRRAFTTATRITTDSISAYHRIGDTEWSIYNSFYNGVVDDSIKAWAGDTRLNLNPSFIAALLVIESGLKPHVYEAGGFTYGFAQMGPTSDNGLIQHIDEHPDFAWMKPQVHPAYAATNGYSRSPANPTDSAQLSQWYFSDPLKTTRAMVYHIKHIENLWKGTHKVTWGNGRHSWWRPADSRLAFSPGDTSYAALAVTVYGRAPTETEMFDLVAASYNRGYPWVEKQLIKYGANWVNQLKADALTGPCLKPASAGPRDSLDLRREAACYVDRARHYTILFQNVNTEMNTGKEVLDNFDTDALTRWTTYQGPSSVVTRTVPPASEAHYGTAVDEGLGLRVDYNIAASSWGGVGRWYSSAQNWKTRTTIGATEGIGFWYYGNGRDLNSGAGVVVTVELQDNKSADPALQGVDTAERWTFSFRDNFIGWRYIDVPWTAFTRGSWQPHASTPNDGLTLTEVWGISISPQSSARWFRIDQFRLVQDRPWT